The Elgaria multicarinata webbii isolate HBS135686 ecotype San Diego chromosome 1, rElgMul1.1.pri, whole genome shotgun sequence genome has a window encoding:
- the AVPR1B gene encoding vasopressin V1b receptor: MEKNGTYHSSLMDDFLLENPNPQDALSNQTVLHTRDEDLAKAEIGVLAAILLVTMMGNVGVLLAMYRLRKKMSRMHLFILHLGLTDLGVALFQVLPQMIWEVTYRFQGPDLLCRVVKYLQVLSMFASTYMLIAMTLDRYMAVCHPLRTLQQPSCQAYLMIGITWLLSCLLSLPQLFIFSVREIRQGSGVLDCWAKFKYPWGAKAYVTWMTLSVFVLPVAILTVSYSLICHKICKNLRGKTQSGGPGPSAAAAISYVATAQKGAAECHSGSRVSSVSTISRAKIRTVKMTFVIVLDYVACWAPFFSVQMWSVWDKNAPNDESSNVAFTITMLLASLSSCCNPWIYMFFSGHLFQDILHFSSCCGSLPSNHKRQFSNGSLCSRKTTILTHSPQSTSAAAGVGVQMQLGSLKDCYQPFEDTVTDSGVL, from the exons ATGGAGAAGAATGGCACTTACCACAGCAGCCTCATGGATGACTTTCTACTGGAGAACCCCAACCCACAAGATGCCCTCTCCAACCAGACTGTTCTCCATACCCGGGATGAAGACCTAGCCAAGGCTGAGATTGGCGTTCTGGCTGCGATCCTGCTGGTGACCATGATGGGAAACGTGGGTGTCCTTCTGGCCATGTACCGTCTGAGGAAGAAGATGAGCCGCATGCACCTTTTTATCCTGCACCTGGGCCTGACTGACCTTGGGGTGGCCCTCTTTCAGGTGCTTCCCCAGATGATTTGGGAGGTGACCTACCGTTTTCAGGGCCCCGATCTACTGTGCCGGGTTGTCAAGTACTTGCAGGTGCTGAGTATGTTTGCTTCCACCTACATGCTCATTGCCATGACGCTGGACCGCTACATGGCGGTGTGCCACCCGCTGCGAACCCTTCAGCAGCCCAGCTGCCAGGCTTACCTGATGATTGGGATCACTTGGTTACTCAGCTGCTTGCTCAGCCTGCCACAGCTCTTCATCTTCTCGGTGAGAGAGATACGCCAAGGCTCTGGGGTGCTGGACTGTTGGGCAAAATTCAAGTACCCTTGGGGAGCTAAGGCCTACGTCACGTGGATGACATTGTCTGTCTTTGTGTTGCCAGTGGCCATCCTCACCGTTAGCTACAGCCTCATCTGCCACAAGATCTGTAAGAACCTCCGAGGGAAGACTCAGAGTGGTGGTCCTGGTCCCAgtgcagcagctgccatttcctATGTGGCCACAGCCCAGAAGGGAGCAGCAGAGTGCCATTCTGGCTCCCGGGTGAGCAGCGTGAGTACCATCTCCCGTGCGAAGATCCGCACTGTCAAGATGACCTTTGTCATAGTGCTGGACTACGTTGCTTGCTGGGCGCCCTTCTTCAGTGTGCAGATGTGGTCAGTATGGGACAAGAATGCGCCAAATGATG AGTCCAGCAATGTGGCTTTTACCATCACCATGTTGCTGGCCAGCCTCAGCAGCTGCTGCAACCCCTGGATCTACATGTTTTTCAGCGGCCATCTCTTTCAGGATATCCTGCACTTTTCCTCCTGCTGTGGGAGCCTTCCCTCCAATCACAAGAGGCAGTTCTCCAATGGGAGCCTCTGCAGCCGGAAAACCACTATCTTGACTCACAGCCCCCAGAGCACCTCAGCGGCTGCTGGTGTCGGGGTTCAGATGCAACTGGGAAGCTTGAAAGATTGCTACCAGCCCTTTGAGGACACTGTGACTGATTCAGGGGTGCTCTGA